The Candidatus Poribacteria bacterium region CAGTTACGCTGAGTTGGACAGGCATACCTCAATTACCTTTTGCCACCACCAATCGTGATGTCACCGATTACGAATACAGTCAAAATGGTGGAGCAACTTGGATATCTATAGGTAGTACCAGCACGACCCATACTGTAACTGTGCAAAATGGAATTCAATATGCTTTCAGGGTCAGAGGTCGGCGTGGTTCTGAAGTACCAGGACTCCCTTCTCGGCCGGTAACAATAACACCTCTGATAGATGCACCAGGGACTCCGGGAACTCTGAACGTCCAAAGAGTTGAGGATACGGCTACTTTAACATGGAACCCCCCAAGTGACGCGGAAGAGGAACTTATTACCAGATATGAGTATAGCGATGATGGCGGATCGAATTGGAAATCTACTGACAGTGCTGACACAACATATACCGTCACCGGACTCGAAGCCGGAGAAACCTATACCTTCCTTGTCAGAGCCGTTTACGTAGATGGAACAACTTCACGCATTATCTCGCACCGAAGTAACACCTCTAACTCAGCAGTCCTCACATTCCCGAAACCGAACCGGCGGATTCTATTGGAGTGTCCTGTCGGCTGGCAGAGAACCGACGGCTTTGCGCAACCGAACCCGCGAGTCCTCATCTATGAAGTCAACTTGGAAATGGATTTACACAACCGCATATCTATCTATAAACCTAACTCTGTCGCCATCTATGTCCACCCAGACGAAGCACTTGAGAACTTGGAGGGATGGAAACTCAAAGTCGCAGTCCCCTATAATCTTCACAGAGAGTATCTGCTGACGGCAGAGAACTCCGTTGTTGTTGACGCAAACATTGAAGGCGTAGAAGGCGGCTTTGCGTTCATCGAAAACCCAGAAGAGGATCCCTTCCCGATGGTAGGAATGGGATTCACGGGGGCACTCGTTCCCGGTTTTGATTATCGTTTGTATGATGACACGGGTCGCAAGGTAGACTTTGGGATTGCCTGCTACAAGCAAGGCGGTATTTTCCAGGTGCTTAAGGAGATGGAGGATCCAAGAGTTTTACGGAACGTGCTGCTTGAGAGTCTCGACTGGGATGCGGCGACCTACATTAGAAGTGAGTGGACAGTTCCGGCACCTGCGCCTGCTGCGCCGTCTCTCGTCAAAAAGACCATCGTTGGCACATGGGCGAATCTGAAAAAACAATAATTTCGTAGCAAAAGTTTGTATCAAGATATACCGGTGAATGTTTCGACCTTCAGTTAGGTCCTGT contains the following coding sequences:
- a CDS encoding fibronectin type III domain-containing protein, whose translation is MKIVISFLIFMSLLITEAVAQFEYDAFGAPTNFKATPGDRKVTLSWGFPNDVNSDDITSYRVDFYENSVQQGPIILSKTVHGTAFTANPSWTKEGILTNNGDNLRFRIQARVNPPGPQNTKFSKWSPWKSGTPNMPAPANFKATLDDAAIGDRTVTLSWTGIPQLPFATTNRDVTDYEYSQNGGATWISIGSTSTTHTVTVQNGIQYAFRVRGRRGSEVPGLPSRPVTITPLIDAPGTPGTLNVQRVEDTATLTWNPPSDAEEELITRYEYSDDGGSNWKSTDSADTTYTVTGLEAGETYTFLVRAVYVDGTTSRIISHRSNTSNSAVLTFPKPNRRILLECPVGWQRTDGFAQPNPRVLIYEVNLEMDLHNRISIYKPNSVAIYVHPDEALENLEGWKLKVAVPYNLHREYLLTAENSVVVDANIEGVEGGFAFIENPEEDPFPMVGMGFTGALVPGFDYRLYDDTGRKVDFGIACYKQGGIFQVLKEMEDPRVLRNVLLESLDWDAATYIRSEWTVPAPAPAAPSLVKKTIVGTWANLKKQ